The genome window ataaatagaaagaaattaattggctaactaaaaatatatagaaaaaaattagccaggcatggtggtgcatgcctgtagtcccagctactcagaaggctgaggcagaaggatcgcttgagcccaggagtttgaggttgctgtgagctaggctgacgccacggcactctagcttgggcaacagagtgagactctgtctcgaaaaaaaaaaaaaaaagaagctccaAGACTTTGGTGTCCAATAAAAACTGTGCTAAGTTTACGATGTAACTTAGCCTCTGAAGATATCAATAACCTCAACTGTAAACTTTGAATAATGACAGAAtccatatgaaatatttttatgacaaataAATGTGGATAAATATGAGAAATTGCATATTTATTATGTGGTGGATACTAAGCCAATGTAAGttccttttttataataaaaacttaaaggaGCAACTACACTTTTTtgcaattggaaaataaaattcactgaaAAGCAGGGAAATATAGACATCCAATAGAAAAGTAATGGACACCTATTTCTGTAGAGGAAATTTAGGTTTGGGCTACAGTCAGGACAAGACTAAACCCCGGTTCTGCTTGTGAACAAGTGCAGCATAACAGCCCCCGAAGAGCTGAAGACTGACTCTGCTCCCCCCTGCTCTTCCCTGCCAGTGATGTCCTCTGGTTCCAAGGTCCCTCCCAGGCTGCCAGGGCCTTCCCCTGTGTGGGATCCAGGCTGCCCTCTTCAGCTTCTCAAACTAAGGACAGATGGCAACATGAGACTGGTTTGGTGCATTTTCACAGTGGTGGGTACTCATGCATGAGAATTGGGGCCAAGGAAATCTTCCAGAGACTCCTCCAACCCTGCCATGAGGAAGGCAGACATTCGTTCTGTATCACTGGTGCTGCTCAAGTATACGTCCTAAAGTATATTTGGTTTCTGTGGacccattcattcctttattcattcatgcttATAGAAACCAAGAGACTGCTATCATGGCGGGGAAGCCCACGCTTCACTACTTCGATGGACGGGGCAGAATGGAGGCCATCCGTTGGCTCTTGGCTGCAGCTGGAGTGGAGGTAGGTTGGGACTTAGGTCAACTTAAGTCATATCTAAAATGAACTGTATTAAAATCCTTTTCTAAGCCAGGAGGCTTCCATACAAGATGACCTGTGAATAGTTTTACCTTCACTGAAAATATCCAcagttattaagaaaaaaatggagtgaTTTGAccaaatgaaaatggaagaaatctaTTTATCCAAAAGCACATaaacaatgaaaagatatttttaaaagaaacaaaagaaacatcAGTTAACCATAATGTGTGAACCTCGTTTAAATTTGGACTTAAAGTATAAAAGGTAATTTGTGAcacttataataaaattaaaaacctgagTAATTCTACTTAGCAAACACAACAGGACaggcaaacaaaaattaaaaaaggaaaaaagaatattatattaaaaatttaatatatataaaaaataaatttcaaaaaaccTGAATATTGATTGAATATTAGATGatattgacaaattatttttaatgttttagtgTACTTGTGTGTGATTTTAGGTATGATatggttgttattttttaaatagttgctATGTTTTAGACATACACATTCCAGTATTTAGGATGAGACGAAATGATAccccaaatttattttctattatgacCAGAGAGAGAGATGCTGGGCATATCAGGAAAGAAATTGGCTTCAGTTGGTAATTACTGAAGCTAGGTGACTGAAACACAATGGATCATTggatgttatatgtatttttatacatgccagaaatttccataataaaaaggtaaaatatatgaGAAGCTAAATGTGATTAAAGTATAAAGCAcaatgggggaaggagggagtggaTTGTAACAAACCTCCTGTTAGACTGAGCAAACTCATTCAGCAATTattttcttgagcacctactaagtgccaggctctgtgctaggctctggggtAGACAGAGAACAAGAcagacctggtccctgccctggagcAGCCTGCACGTCTCTGAGGACACAGACAAGTTAAGTAGGTGACTAAAATGAGGAGTGGGGGCCTCTAGGAGAACACCCCAGCATTCCACAGTGTTCCAAGGCCCTTCTTCCCAGGGTCTGAACAGGAAGTGCTGGTGGGTGTCTGGGCGTGACTCTGTGGAGTGCTGCCCTCTGCAGGTGTCCCTGGGAAAAACACTTGCCTGTGCAGACTGAGGCTCAGCAGGAGTGTgtgagagggagggacagggacaggcccAGGAGACCTTGTCCCTGAGGCGGGAGCAGGAAAGGAGGCTGTCAGGGTGAGGCAGAGTCCTTGAAGGGCACTTGTGTGCTCCCTTCAGCCTCAGAGGATGTGGACCCCAGCCTCGGGGTTGCACTCTCTCTGTTGCTTCGTTCACACCTGGGACATTAGCCTGATCCTTTCTCAGTTTTATGAAGAAACAAGCACATAACAAATCCAGTGTCGTTCCtggttgttttctttctattaatattttattaacacaAATGGAAAACCCACTCTCATAGTTGTGCAGACGTCAGCTTTGCAGTTCAGGGCTGTGTCAGAGCCGTGGGCAGGGCGACTGCAGCACAGCAGGTGCAGGGGTGAGGCTGCGAGCACCCaggctccctcctctcctcccctgctgCACTGAGGGACTGGGGGGCAGGGCTGACTGAGGCCCCCGCTCAGCGCTCTGGGTTCCTGGTGCCCAGAGGCTGACGGTTACCATCCAGTCCCTCGGGGTCTCCAGCAACGTCACACCGGCCACCCCCTCCCAACCCCTGCAGTGACCACCCGCCACTCCTCTGTCTGTCTGGAATGGGACGCTTTGTTAATTGCTGGCGCTCACACCCCTCCTCACTTACACGCCTCTGTCCTGTGTTTGCACCTACCTCATGACCCTGTGCCATCACAGACCACGGCAATGTCTGCTGCAGTGAGCACGTTAGGAACCCCCAATTTCCTGAACTTTAGATGACTGAGAACCTCTTTTAAACTATGCAGTGGTAAAGAATGATTGAAATTGCAGCAAACACCCCTTGGTGTCAGAATCTTGGTCACAGCACACCCCAGGCCAGGGACACCCGGGTTCTGTTCTGATCTCTCTTGGGGTCACAGGATTTCCTGAGATATGGCAGCACCAAAACTAGAACTTCCCAGTCCCTTCCCTCCAGTGACTCACCCTCCCAAATCATGACCACACCACAAACACTGTGGGGTCGGAGGGCTGCTGTGAAGAGTGAGCAGCTCTGTGCTCCCCCCCGTACCCCTTTTTCCATGGGTCTCACCTGCATTTCCAAATTCTCAAGGCCAGACTAATGTGTGTCCCTTGCAAGTCTCAGGAATCTTCCCTGCTCCAGGTCGTATTCTGGGCAGGGGCCATTCGAGTGTAACAGTGTGTAGCGCTGTGGGACGAACTAATGAGAACCCGTTTACTGTTTTGCTTCCAGTTCGAAGAGAAATATATAGCAACTCCAGAAGATCTGGATAAGTTAAGAAATGGTAAGAACAAGTATCTAAGTGCTTCTGTGAGGATAACTAGTAACTAGTAGAAGGTACACGGGGAGGTCTTAAGACCAGGCCATGCCTGTTGGGGTGGTGATTTGGGACGGTGGAGAGGGAGAAAAGTGGTTAAAACAGAAGGGGCGTGTGTCCTGGACCAGGTCTGGCGACTCTCAGGGTGAAAACAGCCAGACCTCTCCTAGTATTTGCTAAAGGAACCATCCCCAGCGCCCCGAGAATGCCCTCTCCCTGCTTTCTCGTGCTTTCTGCACCATGATTCAGCTGTGGTCAGCTCAGGGACCCACACAAGGACACACAAGGACATGCATAGAAGAAGGCAGTAGATATAGGTCCATCTTGAGTTCTTTTCTCTCACCAGTCTGACAAGGTGACATTCTAGCTATGTTGTAGGCTTTGAAGAGCACAGAAAGGGACCCGTGCATAGAAAATTCTCTCAGAGACAACCTTAAATGTCATGAAAACCAGGAGACTTATGTTGGGAACTTCCCATTTTAAATGACATGCACTTGGCCACCCTGTTGTCACCTCTCCCAGCTTCTTCCTAAAATGTGCATGAAGATGTATCAACACATAAAATATGAGGGGCCTACCATTTACCTGGATTGGAAATAAAAAGCctaaaaatgacaagaaaaattgctaagagaaagGACTACCGGAAGCTAGTAACAAGATGCTCTTTCAGTTGTTAGGCACCCAGataatattttttggttttacaTTTTGTCTTCATTCATTTCGCCAATTATTTTTTCATCCTGAAAGAGCGGGACCCATAgtcatctccctctctcttttctttacttcttcCCGAAGACGGGCGGCTGATGTTCGGGCAAGTGCCCATGGTGGAGATCGATGGGATGGAGCTGGTGCAGACCAGAGCCATCCTCAACTACATCGCCAGCAAGCACAACCTCTACGGGAAGGACTTAAAGGAGAGAGCCCTGTAGGTACATTTTCTGTCCTTGCACCCCCAGATAACCCAGGAGTGTTTGAGGTCCTGCCTTGAGTGAACAGGACCGTGCAGGGGTGAGGACAGCAGCAGGATGGGCCTTGGGCATGTGCACTGAGGTCCAGGGTGGCAGAGTCCTGTGGACGTGAGGGACGAGGAACGTGGGTGGGTTCAGGCGAGTGTGATCATGCGAGAGGGTGCAGCCCACGGGTGTAGCGCCGTGACAGAGGCTTCTAAACACTCGTGAAGCATGAACTCAGGAGGGTGGTGGAATCCTGATTCCAGGTGCTCAGGCCTTTAGGCGCTGAGTTCCAGGCAGCAGGTAGGGACAAGAGATAGATTGCTTGAGTGTGTGTAGATGACAGCCTGGGGAAGAAGGGCCCAAAGGAGCTGAATCTCAAGTTCTAGTAATTCGAAGGATAATGACCAGGAAACTATGTTATCAGCCAGTTCTATGGACTGATCCACTTAACAAGGGCTCCTAGAGCCTGCTGCCCAAGGTGCCAGGGTTACCTAACATTTTGATACAAGTTTGGAAGCAACCAGATGTATTCAAATCCACCAGTGCTCTGGGGTCTCCTCCCTGTTGTGATGGGACTTCATCACTCAAAACATAACCTTGTTGGAACTGCTAGAAGTTcctcaaaattttaatatagacTTACCATGACCCAGGAATTTCTCTACTAGGTATATCACCCATAGAATTGAAAATACATCCACACAAAGTCTGGTATGCAAAATAACAGCAATATTCCTAAAGTTAAAATGGTGGAAACAGCCCCAAtatccatcagcagatgaatggaggAACGAAATGTGCCAAAGGCACCAGTGGGACATTATTTGGTCATGAAAAGGAGTCGGAGTCAGATGTACGCTCAACATGGTTGACCTTAAAGACATTATATTGCAGAATAGAAACCAGAAAGCCACattttgtaggatttctctcaTATACATTGTCCAGAATATTCAAACCTATACAAGCAGAAAGTAGATCAGTCACTGCCTGGGGCCAGAGGAGTGGGGACTGGGGAGAAATGAAGACATCAATTGgtacagattttctttttggggcgataaaaatgttctggaattagaatGTTGTGATATTTGCAGGATTCCTTGAATGTGTGCAAACCCACTGATCATACTTTAAATGGGTGGCCGATATTGTATCTGGATATATgtcaataaaactgttatttttaaaaagtattgtggAACACCCAGTTTgacaggaaagaagagaaggtcTCCTGCCGTCCACACTGGCTGTGACTGTGGGCAGCATCGCACCAGGGAAGGGGTCTTTACGCTGGGTGGGGAGAGATGCAAACGCGGCCAGAGCAGGGCCGCAGCGCTTGGAGGGGCCGTGGGAGCGTGTTCGTGGGAGACGGGTGGAAGAACTGCTGATATTGGGCGCAGACAGGTGCCTGGGAGGAgcagagtggggagagaggaagaggatcATGGCCGGGATGGATGTGCCAGGGCCTCTGTTGAGGCTACTGAGGCAGCAGGTCTTTGGCCACCTGAGTCACACTAAGTTGGTCACAGAACAGACAACAATAGAGATGTCAAATTGAGTGCAGTATCAGTGGTTACTTGCAGGGAATCCATCAGTTTATCTCAAGACTATGACTTGGGACAGGTCACAGACGCTCCTTGAACCTGTGTTTGATCATATGTATCacaaaaatgttggaaacacatCTACCCCGATATGGTGTTTTATGTAATAaaagtttatatatgtaaaatcctACCAAATTGGCTGACATATAAAATGTCCCCACTGGAGGCGAATTACTTTGCCTCCACCTGATGCTCTTAGGTCTTTAAACCATAAAATCTAAGGCAGGAGTGTTTTTTGACGGTGTTTTTGTCTTTCAGGATCGACATGTATATAGAAGGTATGGCAGACTTGAATGAAATGATCATTATTTTCCCCATACATCCACCTGGGGAAAAGGAAGCCAAGCTTGCCTTGatcaaagagaaaacaacaaatcGCTATTTCCCTGCCTTTGAAAAAGTAAGTGAAGCTGTTCAGTGTGTCGGAGGGCAATAGAAAAACAGTCCTTGGGCATTTGTGGAGCAGTGACCTTCACTTTCAGTGAGTGAGCCTGAGCCCCAGGGCAGCACTCTGACTTTCAAGGCATTTTATACACATAGACCGTGAAGACGAATTGTACCACCTGTATACCCAAGTTATAAGGTTCCAACAAAGTTCAATTTACTAGACCCAAACCTAGAGTTCAGTATTCAGAAAAATGTCACGGACATAATTAAAACGTGGGTTGTGCAGATCTCTGAGACACACCGGGGTTTCTTCTGGACTCTAAGGAAGACACGGGGCTTCGATTGGAAGGAACAGGATGAAATCCACACATTAGAGAATACTCTGACTCCATGTGCAGGGAGACACGAGACCAGATTCCCATCAGAGGAATATTGCAGTGTTTCAGGATGGACGAGAAGTGTCTAAAGGGAGAGCAGTGGGATGGagaggaaggttttttttttaatgcatttcaaagtaagttgcaGACTTCAGTGCAGTTCATCCCTCAACACTTCAGCTTGCAAATTACGATGCATGTAAGTTAGAAGTCACAGCCAAGGCGGTAAGGAAGCTGATGAATTGAAGGCCACCCAGGTTTCCTTCAGATCCCAGCATATAGACCAGGAaatgaggagggaaggaggagaggtgTCCTGGGTGGAGAGGGCTGTCCAGGGACACTGCAGAGAGAGAGACGGCAGAGAGCAGAGCCACGTCCTGGAAGGTCGGGGCTGCTGTAGGGCGCGGGGCACACAGAACATGCCGCAGCCGGTGCTGAGACCCGGGCACACGTGGAAGATGCCAGCGAGGGCGGGAGGGGTGAACTCTGCAGGGCTGTGGGAACGAGCAGAGGACACGGGAgctgaggagggagcagggagcagagccTGCTTCTCACTCTCGCTCATGGATCAGGGACCGTGGAGAAAGGTCTGGGTCTCACACCTGCCAGTGTGGGCACGGAGGTGGGAGGGTCAGGCTGGACAGGCTCGGGGACAAGCAGGTGCCCAGCCTGACTGTGCGTGTGTCCCTGATCTGATGCCTCCAACCCCCCAGGTGTTAAAGAGCCACGGACAAGACTACCTGGTTGGCAACAGGCTGAGCCGGGCCGACATTCACCTGGTTGAACTTATCTACAACGCGGAAGAGCTTCTCCCCGGCGTCACCGCCAGCTTCCCTCTGCTGAAGGTGATCAGTGTCACTGTCTCACAGCCCCCAGAGAGGCAGCCCCACAGCTCCCATGAGGGAATCTGGTATTTGGGCCCTTGGACTGGTGACATTCAgaccccagcctcctccaggctGGCACTGCCCCCAGGTCTCCAAAATGAGCTTCCAGACCCTGGTTGTGAGGCATGAAAAGATTCTTGCTATGGCATGGAAATTTCAGGTGGAACCTACCCCAATGTAACTGAGTCAAAACTTGACTCATGATAGCCAATAGTTTGAGAGACAAGGTACTGGGTCTGGGACGGTGACTTTTATTTTGAGAGCCATGAATCTACAGGATTAATGTGGAAGGAAGACGGTCGGGACAACCATGGACAGAATAAAGTCTTAGAGACATCCTTGGGGAAAGTGCTATTGAGCTATATTTTCTCctcatatctttatttttctgttcccagCCACCAAACTGGTGCTGAAGGAGGGGACGCGGTCTGTGTGTAGAGTGGCAGGGCTCCGATTTCCTGGGTTGTCTGATAATTGCTTTGGTCTTTGGGCTGCACTCTGAGGCTGTGATCTGTGCATTGCAGGCCCTGAAAACCAGAATCAGCAACCTCCCCAATGTGAAGAAGTTTCTGCAGCCTGGCAGCCAGAGGAAGCCTCCCATGAATCCAAAATCTTTAGAACAAGCCAAGAAGATTTTCAGGCTTCCGTAAAGCAGGCATGGCTGTGAAGCACATGCAAGACTAATCTTCTAACATTTTGCAACAATGAAGTGCTTG of Microcebus murinus isolate Inina chromosome 5, M.murinus_Inina_mat1.0, whole genome shotgun sequence contains these proteins:
- the LOC105869190 gene encoding glutathione S-transferase A1-like; the encoded protein is MELWSLLWGGGGCSLLGPPSSAGRSVPAFKQLAQPRSWPAGAEQRRSQDFLGNQETAIMAGKPTLHYFDGRGRMEAIRWLLAAAGVEFEEKYIATPEDLDKLRNDGRLMFGQVPMVEIDGMELVQTRAILNYIASKHNLYGKDLKERALIDMYIEGMADLNEMIIIFPIHPPGEKEAKLALIKEKTTNRYFPAFEKVLKSHGQDYLVGNRLSRADIHLVELIYNAEELLPGVTASFPLLKALKTRISNLPNVKKFLQPGSQRKPPMNPKSLEQAKKIFRLP